From a single Stigmatopora nigra isolate UIUO_SnigA chromosome 21, RoL_Snig_1.1, whole genome shotgun sequence genomic region:
- the cdca8 gene encoding borealin, with amino-acid sequence MAPSKKTTSAKLKKKDPKLKAKIEAFLEDFDSEVKTRLGQLEELKGQMLKDVENSYNLTLIKIPSSVKKMNWMTCFGLDGIKGPGANDPKSKNEEDVPVIEIDDEHAVLMKAVKKMSKKISVAKSTSNDENIYKSVKKGRTAKKPPSTSKRAKALSTIQQNSTLRRSSRNAMVTPARTYLDTSIIGQTPLITPRFDPRLPKTPNVRGPRHQERVYSISVNGSPISATDGGIVLTVPVSNGESIQLLASQLDSVDLSSLDQTALRSIRQLQRCLTSMGGTST; translated from the exons ATGGCACcgagtaaaaaaacaactagtgcaaaactaaagaaaaaggaTCCCAAATTAAAGGCGAAGATCGAAGCTTTTCTGGAGGACTTCGACAGTGAAG TGAAAACAAGACTTGGACAGCTGGAAGAACTTAAGGGCCAAATGTTAAAAGATGTTGAAAACAGTTATAATCTGACTCTCATTAAGATTCCCTCTTCTGTGAAGAAAATGAACTGGATGACATGTTTTG GACTAGATGGCATCAAAGGTCCAGGAGccaatgacccaaaatcaaaGAATGAAGAAGATGTTCCAGTCATTGAGATTGATGATGAGCATGCAGTTCTCATGAAAGCAGTCAAGAAAA TGTCTAAAAAAATCAGTGTAGCCAAATCGACATCAAATGACGAAAACATCTACAAATCCGTGAAGAAG GGGAGAACCGCAAAGAAGCCCCCTTCAACTTCAAAACGAGCAAAAGCGCTTTCCACAATCCAACAAAATTCTACGCTAAGAag ATCGTCAAGGAATGCCATGGTAACTCCTGCTAGGACTTATCTGGACACGTCCATAATAGGCCAGACTCCCCTTATCACACCACGTTTTGACCCAAG GCTCCCCAAGACTCCAAATGTGCGAGGTCCTCGCCACCAGGAACGCGTCTACAGCATTTCCGTCAATGGCTCCCCCATCTCTGCAACCGATGGAGGTATTGTCTTAACTGTCCCGGTCAGCAACGGAGAG AGTATTCAGCTGCTAGCCAGTCAGCTGGATTCAGTTGATCTGTCCTCGCTGGACCAAACGGCTTTAAGAAGCATTCGCCAATTGcag CGCTGTCTCACATCAATGGGAGGTACGTCCACCTAA
- the airim gene encoding AFG2-interacting ribosome maturation factor, with protein sequence MMKPALLSVHQALRKSFHDLENNRKTWGTVVAECTPLLASLENLSEQSRALSNIRISDTPLKDFPEVEHLLRFKLSQAMDTVLCKLHQNMASLQSLRDSISNQVSAVVHLYEQNRDSLDLATLTERSAIVPSVVDMLEWLQDSERHYRQQFMRRKMLLQTLSSDNLKILGSATKKWKDLETPRAEDQITDTLCKVSFFMDSK encoded by the exons ATGATGAAACCTGCCCTACTAAGCGTGCATCAAGCGCTGAGGAAAAGCTTCCACGATCTGGAAAACAACCGAAAAACATGGGGGACCGTGGTAGCAGAGTGTACCCCTCTCTTGGCATCCCTGGAAAACTTGTCCGAACAGTCAAGAGCGCTTTCCAACATCCGAATCTCCGACACGCCTCTCAAAGACTTTCCAGAAGTAGAGCATCTGCTGCGATTCAAACTCTCACAAGCTATGGATACTGTCTTGTGTAAACTTCACCAAAATAT GGCTTCCCTCCAGTCTCTAAGAGACTCCATATCCAACCAAGTCTCAGCCGTGGTCCACCTGTACGAGCAGAACCGGGATAGTCTTGATTTGGCAACCCTAACGGAACGCTCCGCCATCGTCCCATCTGTCGTCGACATGCTGGAGTGGTTGCAGGACTCTGAGCGTCACTATCGACAACA ATTTATGAGACGAAAGATGCTCCTGCAAACGCTCAGTTCAGACAACCTCAAGATTTTGGGGTCTGCTACAAAGAAATGGAAGGATTTGGAGACACCAAGAGCTGAGGATCAAATAACAG aTACACTTTGCAAAGTGTCCTTCTTTATGGACTCAAAGTga
- the cldn35 gene encoding claudin-9 — translation MVNTGLQLISFTCAVTGWIMAIAVTALPQWKVSAFVGSNILTSEIKWEGIWMSCVYQTTGHMQCKTYDSMLALPPDIQAARALMCLAIFLGWLSCTVSCCGMKCTTCAGDDRQAKAGIALAGGILFIMTGLCVLVPVSWTANTVVQDFYNSNVPLMHKRELGQAIYLGWAAAVILMISGGVLSSTCPMAERGGRYRRGYVGRNFANSPASVPNLPKTITSNSLPLKEYV, via the coding sequence ATGGTGAACACTGGCTTGCAACTGATTAGCTTCACCTGCGCAGTGACCGGCTGGATCATGGCGATAGCGGTGACGGCTTTGCCTCAATGGAAAGTGTCGGCCTTTGTGGGCAGCAACATCCTGACGTCAGAAATTAAGTGGGAAGGCATCTGGATGAGTTGCGTCTACCAGACCACCGGTCACATGCAATGCAAGACGTACGACTCCATGCTAGCGTTGCCACCAGACATACAGGCCGCACGCGCACTCATGTGTTTGGCCATTTTCCTGGGCTGGTTATCCTGCACCGTGTCCTGCTGTGGAATGAAATGCACCACCTGCGCCGGGGATGACCGTCAAGCAAAGGCGGGCATAGCGCTGGCTGGCGGGATTCTTTTCATCATGACCGGACTGTGCGTTTTGGTTCCCGTTTCGTGGACGGCCAACACGGTGGTTCAAGATTTTTACAACTCTAACGTGCCCCTGATGCATAAACGGGAGTTGGGTCAGGCTATTTATCTGGGTTGGGCTGCAGCAGTTATTTTGATGATTAGCGGTGGGGTGTTGAGTAGTACGTGTCCAATGGCGGAGAGGGGGGGACGGTATCGTAGAGGATATGTGGGAAGGAATTTTGCAAATTCGCCTGCCTCAGTGCCCAATCTTCCTAAAACTATTACTTCCAATAGTTTACCACTTAAGGAGTATGTGTAG